In Mytilus edulis chromosome 6, xbMytEdul2.2, whole genome shotgun sequence, the following proteins share a genomic window:
- the LOC139526072 gene encoding uncharacterized protein, which produces MIRMNYLYMFKLLHLFAVCALGHENKRLLLNDPDVLVARLSNLEQQNQLLTQLVNQINATCRAENADLQAKYLDLVSKMAQTESHLQHHDQQITASKDHGSTYVRWGRTQCEGTHTELVYTGYAAGQRYVHVTYSSRFGGPADTLCLPKDPELSNISTTSGWSSLYGTEYDVNGFAQDSVNNDAPCAVCRNIHASSSIVIPGRHSCYSNWIKEYDGILASGHEGHSSSSYICVDKNPEYIPSGEKNEDGHLFYIVGLKCGPLPCPPYHDNRQVNCVVCSK; this is translated from the exons ATGATAAGAATGAATTACCTTTAcatgtttaaattattgcatttgTTTGCTGTGTGTGCCTTAGGACATGAAAACAAACGACTCTTGTTAAATGACCCTGATGTTTTAGTTGCTCGTTTGTCAAATTTGGAACAACAAAACCAGTTGCTAACACAGCTGGTAAATCAAATAAATGCGACTTGCCGGGCGGAAAATGCAGATCTACAGGCAAAGTATTTGGATCTAGTGTCTAAAATGGCTCAAACAGAGTCTCATCTTCAGCACCATGACCAACAAATAACTGCAAGCAAAG ACCATGGATCCACATATGTAAGATGGGGAAGAACTCAGTGTGAAGGCACACATACTGAACTTGTTTATACAG GATATGCTGCAGGACAGCGTTATGTTCATGTGACATATTCCTCTCGTTTTGGTGGACCTGCTGATACCTTGTGTTTACCTAAAGATCCTGAACTTTCAAATATTTCAACAACAAGCGGATGGAGTTCACTTTATGGCACTGAATATGACGTTAACGGATTTGCTCAAGATTCAGTAAATAATGATGCTCCGTGCGCGGTATGTAGAAATATCCATGCCTCTTCCTCCATTGTGATACCAGGACGACATTCTTGCTATTCAAATTGGATAAAAGAATACGATGGTATTCTTGCTAGTGGTCATGAAGGTCACAGTTCCTCTTCTTATATATGTGTGGACAAGAACCCAGAGTACATTCCCTCTGGAGAAAAGAATGAAGACGGCCACTTGTTTTATATTGTTGGTTTAAAATGTGGACCACTACCGTGTCCACCCTACCATGACAATCGTCAAGTTAACTGTGTTGTTTgttcaaaataa